The region GCTGGCGCGTTTCCTCCCGGACCGGCAGGGGATCGTCACCGCCGGCGAGGACGGCGTCGTCCGCGTGCGAAAACCCGGTCCCGCCGCGCCGGAGGAGCTGATGCGCATCCCGGGGGGCGCCCGGGTGCTGGCGGTCGGTCGCCGGACCGGGTGTGTCGCCGCCGCCGGGGCCGCGGAGCCGATCGTCTGGTACCGCGAACCGGGAGCCGGGAAGCCCGTGCTCCGGTTCACCCTCCCGGCCTACCCGGACCCCCAGGCGAGGGTTGTGCCCACCGCCCTGTTCTTCCTGCCCGGCGATACCCGCCTGGCCGTCGGGGACTCCGCCGGCCGGGCGTTTCTGCTGGACCTGCCCGCCCACCGGTGGGCGAAGTGCGGGCGTTTCTCCGGGCGACCCCTGACCCAGGTCCGGGCCAGCGGCGACGGCGCCCTCCAGGCCTGGGCGGACGACACCGGGAACGTGTTCCTGCTGGACAGCCGCACCGGGACCTTTTTCCAGTGCGCCCCCGGGGGGAAGAACGCCCACGTTTCCCTGGGCGGGCTGGACTTCAGCCCGGACGGCCGCCGGCTCGCCGCCGCCCGGTGGGACAAGACCATCTCCCTCTACGACATCCCGACCCGCAGTGAAATCGCCTCGCTCAAGGGGCACACGGGCTGGTGCACCCCGGTCTTCAGCCCGGACGGCCGCCGGTTGGTCTCCGCCGACGTCGACGGCCGCCTGATCGTCTGGGATTGCGACAGCGGGCAGACCCTGCTGACGATCCGGGGGGAGGACGGCCGGTTCACGTCCCTGGAGTTCAGCCCGAACGGCCGCTGGCTTCTCACCGCGTCGTCCACCGGCACCGTCCGGATCTGGGATTCCTCCCCGGCCCGCTGACCCACCCTCCATGCCCGCCAGGGATGACGTCCCCGCAAAACGTCAATTCAGCCACATAGAACGCAAAGAAGAACAGGCCTTCAAAATCCATTGAAATCAAAGATCTCAGACCTTCTTTGCGTTCTTCGTGTTCTTTGTGTTCTTTGTGGTTAGACGAATCCGGCCTTTTTCGGGTTCGTCAGGTATAGACGCAGAAAAGCGGGAGCGGCGGCCTTGCCGGAGTCTTCGTGTGTCTCCTTGTTCACCCGTGGTTCGGGTCGGCTTGACCGGTCTCCCCGCCGGGAGGAACCACTTCCGCCTCGACGTCGTACTCGACGGCCCGGGTGAGCCGGGCATCCACGAACCGGCCGGGGACGAGGGTTTCCACCGGGCCCGTGGTGAGGTAAACCACGCTGTCGATATCGAAGGCCTGCCCCTCGGTGCGGGCCTGGACGAGGAAGTCGGCGTCGTCGCGGACGCCGTCCACCAGCACGCGGACAGTCCGGCCGACCCGTTCCCGGTTGCGCCGGCGCACCAACCTTCTCTGGAGCCGCATCAGCGACCCGGCCCGGGCCGCTCCCTTCTCCGCCGGCACCTTCTTCGGCAGGTCGAAGGCGGGGGTCCCCTCCTCGTCGGAGTAGCCGAAGACGCCCAGGTGCTCGAAGTCCGCCGCCCGGACGAAATCCCGAAGGGCGCGGTACTCGGCTTCCGTCTCCCCGGGGTAGCCTGCGATGAGCGAACTGCGAAGGGCGACGCCGGGAAGGGCCTCCCGGATGCGCCCGAGCAGGGCGAGAAAGCGTTCACCGTCGCCCCCGCGGCCCATTCGGCGCAGGGTCGCCGGGTGAGCGTGCTGGAAGGGGATGTCCAGGTAGCGGCAGACCCGGGGATTGGCTGCCATCGCGTCGAGCAGGTCGTCCCCGATGGCGGCGGGGAAGGCATACATCAGGCGCACCCGGTACTCCCCCCCGAAGCCGGCGAGCCGGCGCAGCAGCGGGACCAGGGCGCCGGGACGCCCCCGGTCCCGGCCGTAGGCCGTGGTGTCCTGCCCGATGACGACCAGTTCCCGGACCCCCTCGGCGAGCAGACC is a window of Acidobacteriota bacterium DNA encoding:
- the rimO gene encoding 30S ribosomal protein S12 methylthiotransferase RimO; amino-acid sequence: MRVYLLSLGCPKNTVDSEIMAGTLLRSGDTLVPSPEEADAAIVNTCGFIAPAKEESLDAVMELVRLKGQRPGLRVVMAGCLAQRYPRELSAEMPEVDAFVGVNDFPRIAGILRQLDGRPVETAGPRYLPTSRTPRFRVTPPHLAYVKISEGCSHGCAFCAIPAIRGPLRSRPEDDILEEVEGLLAEGVRELVVIGQDTTAYGRDRGRPGALVPLLRRLAGFGGEYRVRLMYAFPAAIGDDLLDAMAANPRVCRYLDIPFQHAHPATLRRMGRGGDGERFLALLGRIREALPGVALRSSLIAGYPGETEAEYRALRDFVRAADFEHLGVFGYSDEEGTPAFDLPKKVPAEKGAARAGSLMRLQRRLVRRRNRERVGRTVRVLVDGVRDDADFLVQARTEGQAFDIDSVVYLTTGPVETLVPGRFVDARLTRAVEYDVEAEVVPPGGETGQADPNHG